Proteins encoded by one window of Arcobacter sp. LA11:
- a CDS encoding NADH-quinone oxidoreductase subunit A, whose amino-acid sequence MSTHLILSSVIFVSIAFILVGVFLLTKYLGPNNTDDKLKNTVYESGVTNPIGNTNIRFSVKFYLVAIGFLLFDVEIIFMFPWAVNILDLGYAGLVKMFIFIGLLFAGLIYMYKKKALSWD is encoded by the coding sequence ATGTCAACACATCTAATTCTTTCGTCTGTAATTTTTGTTTCAATTGCATTTATTTTAGTAGGAGTATTCTTACTTACTAAATATCTTGGGCCAAATAATACTGACGACAAATTAAAAAACACTGTATACGAAAGTGGTGTAACCAATCCAATTGGAAACACTAATATAAGATTCTCTGTTAAGTTCTACTTAGTAGCTATTGGTTTCTTATTATTTGATGTAGAAATTATTTTTATGTTTCCTTGGGCTGTTAATATTTTGGACCTAGGATACGCAGGTCTTGTTAAAATGTTTATCTTTATTGGACTTCTTTTTGCAGGACTAATTTATATGTATAAGAAAAAGGCATTATCATGGGATTAG
- a CDS encoding NADH-quinone oxidoreductase subunit B: MGLGAEANLGDSIVTTKLDQAINWARSYSMWPMAFGTACCGIEFMSVAAAKYDISRFGAEVVRFSPRQADLLIVAGTISYKQAPVLKKIWDQMCEPKWVISMGACASSGGFYDNYTTLQGIDEVIPVDEYVAGCPPRPEAVLDAIMRIQEKSFDESIIKERATNFKGILDA; the protein is encoded by the coding sequence ATGGGATTAGGCGCAGAAGCTAATTTAGGTGACTCAATAGTCACTACAAAACTTGACCAAGCAATTAACTGGGCTAGATCATACTCTATGTGGCCAATGGCATTTGGTACTGCATGTTGTGGTATTGAATTTATGTCAGTTGCAGCAGCAAAATATGATATTTCTAGATTTGGAGCAGAAGTTGTAAGATTTTCTCCAAGGCAAGCAGACTTACTTATTGTAGCAGGAACAATTTCATATAAACAAGCTCCTGTTCTAAAGAAAATTTGGGATCAAATGTGTGAACCTAAATGGGTTATTTCTATGGGTGCATGTGCTTCTTCTGGAGGTTTTTATGATAACTACACAACCCTACAAGGAATTGATGAAGTAATTCCAGTAGATGAATATGTAGCAGGTTGTCCACCAAGACCTGAAGCTGTTTTAGATGCAATTATGAGAATTCAAGAAAAATCTTTCGATGAGTCAATTATTAAAGAAAGAGCTACAAACTTCAAGGGGATTCTAGATGCTTAA
- a CDS encoding menaquinone biosynthesis decarboxylase — protein MKEAIELLKKHDLLRVIDNELDIYLEIPHIAYVEVKKEDSKAILFTNVVDKKTGKKFKEPVLMNVFCNEKAVKLFIGDGDKIGAEIESLLKMKPPTTLSEKLSTFGKLFSLKNTIPKKLKGKGECQQVIKLGKDAKLSDLPVLTTWEQDGGPFITMGQVYTTSLNGEMKNLGMYRLQVYDDHTLGMHWQIHKDSNHFFHEYKKAGKKMPVSIGIGGDPMYIWCGQAPLPIGIFELMLYGFVKNKNAQLVKSITNDIYVPKDNDYIIEGFVDPSKLRIEGPFGDHTGYYTLEEEYPFMEVSAITTKEDPVYLATVVGKPPLEDKYMGHATERIFLPLLKTTAPDLIDYYMPENGVFHNLILAKIKTLYPGHAQQMMHAFWGVGQMSFVKHAIFVNEDAPDLTEHEAVTEYILNRIDIDDLMITRGVVDALDHSSPKFAVGGKLGLDCTGDEIAEVGINLLSDAELLSKMQTITSEVKDLKQYFTNTKNPVTVITVDKTRSQKDLFEDLKPLYENIKILIIVDAANQNDVENTYMLVWRVVNNIDSNRDIYINSNTLCLDGTNKNSFDNFERRWPDDVDCTKEVLQSLRDRNILDVSDELIKQYQL, from the coding sequence ATGAAAGAAGCTATAGAACTATTAAAAAAACATGATTTACTAAGAGTTATTGATAATGAATTAGATATTTATTTAGAAATACCTCATATAGCCTATGTTGAAGTTAAAAAAGAAGATTCAAAAGCAATTTTATTTACAAATGTTGTAGATAAGAAAACTGGTAAGAAATTTAAAGAACCAGTTTTGATGAATGTATTTTGTAATGAAAAAGCAGTAAAGCTATTTATTGGTGATGGTGATAAAATTGGAGCTGAGATAGAAAGCCTTCTTAAAATGAAACCGCCAACAACTTTAAGTGAAAAGCTTTCAACTTTTGGGAAACTCTTTAGTTTAAAAAATACAATTCCTAAAAAATTAAAAGGAAAAGGTGAATGTCAACAAGTTATTAAATTAGGAAAAGATGCAAAGCTTTCTGACTTGCCTGTGTTAACTACTTGGGAACAAGATGGTGGACCTTTTATTACTATGGGGCAAGTTTATACAACTTCACTTAATGGTGAGATGAAAAATTTAGGTATGTATAGACTTCAGGTTTATGATGATCATACTCTTGGAATGCATTGGCAAATTCATAAAGATTCAAATCACTTTTTCCATGAATATAAAAAAGCTGGTAAAAAAATGCCAGTATCAATTGGTATTGGTGGAGACCCCATGTATATTTGGTGTGGACAAGCTCCTTTACCAATAGGTATTTTTGAACTTATGTTGTATGGTTTTGTTAAAAATAAAAACGCTCAACTGGTAAAATCTATTACAAATGATATTTATGTTCCAAAAGATAATGACTATATTATTGAAGGTTTTGTTGACCCTAGTAAATTAAGAATTGAAGGTCCTTTCGGTGATCATACTGGTTATTATACTCTTGAAGAAGAGTATCCATTTATGGAAGTAAGTGCAATTACTACAAAAGAAGATCCAGTTTACTTAGCAACAGTTGTGGGTAAACCACCTTTAGAAGATAAATATATGGGACATGCAACAGAAAGAATTTTCTTACCACTACTAAAAACAACTGCTCCTGATTTAATAGATTATTATATGCCAGAAAATGGAGTTTTTCATAATCTAATTTTAGCAAAAATAAAAACTCTTTATCCTGGACATGCACAACAGATGATGCATGCCTTTTGGGGAGTAGGGCAAATGTCCTTTGTAAAACATGCAATTTTTGTAAATGAAGATGCACCAGATTTAACCGAGCATGAGGCAGTTACAGAATATATATTAAATAGAATAGATATAGACGATTTAATGATCACAAGAGGTGTTGTTGATGCGCTTGATCATTCATCTCCTAAATTTGCTGTTGGTGGAAAGCTTGGTCTTGATTGTACAGGTGATGAGATTGCTGAAGTAGGTATAAACTTATTATCTGATGCTGAATTATTATCTAAAATGCAAACTATTACTTCTGAAGTAAAAGATTTAAAACAATACTTTACGAATACAAAAAATCCAGTTACAGTTATCACTGTAGATAAAACTAGAAGCCAAAAAGATTTATTTGAGGATTTAAAACCTCTATATGAAAATATAAAAATATTAATCATTGTAGATGCAGCAAATCAAAATGATGTTGAGAATACATATATGTTAGTTTGGAGAGTTGTTAATAATATAGACTCAAATAGAGATATTTATATAAATTCTAATACTCTTTGTTTAGATGGTACAAATAAAAATAGTTTTGATAACTTTGAAAGAAGATGGCCTGATGATGTTGATTGTACAAAAGAGGTTCTTCAAAGTCTTAGAGATAGAAATATTTTAGATGTAAGTGATGAACTTATAAAACAGTATCAACTATAA
- a CDS encoding MalY/PatB family protein gives MYNFDETINRKNTNCVKYDALDIYFGEEDLQPLWVADMDFKTPEVINNAIIKRAQHGIYGYAKATKKTYSLVQEWMKKRHDWEIKTDWISFVNGVVPAYSAAIEALSNEGDEIIVQTPVYFPLFKSIKENKRVLVTNPLKEKDGYYTMDFEDLKSKITPKTKILTLCSPHNPVGRVWNKDELEKLAQICIENNITIISDEIHADIVFKKFTPLASISKEISNITLTLNSPGKTFNIAGLNCAYAICENKEILEKYENIVKKRELHSINVFGFTALEAAYEFGEEWLEELLGYLNLNINFTKEYLKNNNSKIIFLEPESTYLLWFSFKNYSISHAKVKQKLLKESKVALNDGTSFGPEGKGFFRLNSALPKADLENALCKIVTHF, from the coding sequence ATGTATAACTTTGATGAAACTATTAATAGAAAAAATACAAACTGTGTGAAATATGATGCTTTAGATATTTATTTTGGAGAAGAAGACTTACAGCCTTTATGGGTTGCCGATATGGATTTTAAAACACCAGAAGTAATAAATAATGCAATAATAAAAAGAGCTCAACATGGAATCTACGGTTATGCAAAAGCAACAAAAAAAACTTATTCGTTAGTACAAGAATGGATGAAAAAAAGGCATGATTGGGAAATAAAAACTGATTGGATTTCATTTGTAAATGGTGTTGTTCCTGCATACTCTGCCGCTATTGAAGCACTTAGTAATGAAGGTGATGAAATTATTGTACAAACACCAGTATATTTTCCATTATTTAAAAGTATAAAAGAAAATAAAAGAGTTCTAGTTACAAATCCATTAAAAGAAAAAGATGGCTACTACACAATGGATTTTGAAGATTTAAAATCAAAAATTACTCCAAAAACAAAAATCTTAACTTTATGTTCTCCTCACAATCCAGTTGGAAGAGTTTGGAATAAAGATGAATTAGAAAAACTTGCGCAAATATGTATTGAAAACAATATTACAATTATTTCTGATGAAATTCATGCAGATATTGTATTTAAAAAATTTACTCCTCTTGCATCTATATCAAAAGAGATTTCAAATATTACATTAACACTAAACTCTCCTGGAAAAACATTTAATATTGCAGGATTAAATTGCGCATATGCAATTTGTGAAAATAAAGAAATATTAGAAAAATATGAAAATATTGTAAAAAAAAGAGAACTACATTCAATAAATGTTTTTGGATTTACAGCGTTAGAAGCAGCATATGAATTTGGTGAAGAATGGCTAGAAGAATTATTAGGATATTTAAACTTAAATATAAATTTTACTAAAGAATATTTAAAAAATAATAATTCAAAAATTATTTTTTTAGAGCCAGAATCAACATATTTACTTTGGTTTAGCTTTAAAAATTATTCTATTTCACATGCAAAAGTCAAACAAAAGTTACTAAAAGAATCTAAAGTTGCACTGAATGATGGTACATCGTTTGGCCCCGAAGGCAAGGGATTTTTCAGACTAAATTCTGCTTTGCCAAAAGCTGATTTAGAAAATGCATTGTGTAAAATTGTTACACATTTTTAA